From one Leptospira stimsonii genomic stretch:
- a CDS encoding DUF1554 domain-containing protein: MDEMIKYIIKYKYIVLFVFISRCSAPFPDLNSGALFLALLNTNASSQTSSSSDPNLAFKYLFVTTGTYSGLLGAGTVTGADSVCSAEKNANFASLPGAGADYKALIVSNLAPIRRACNATANCTNSAENSNWVLLANRDYYRGTVANPVKAFTTNSAGIAIFPIVSFFDSSAANLWWTGLANDWTISVGDTCNNWADGSGGSTGEFGAGAVTNANAINSGGFSDPCNVAKKLVCVRQ; this comes from the coding sequence ATGGACGAAATGATTAAGTATATTATAAAATATAAATATATAGTTTTGTTTGTTTTTATTTCGCGCTGTTCCGCTCCTTTTCCGGATCTAAATTCGGGCGCTTTGTTTTTGGCGCTATTAAATACGAACGCTAGTTCTCAAACTTCCAGTTCTTCGGACCCGAATCTTGCCTTCAAATATCTTTTTGTGACTACCGGAACCTACTCGGGACTATTGGGCGCTGGGACAGTAACCGGAGCGGATTCCGTCTGTAGCGCCGAGAAAAATGCAAACTTCGCTTCTTTACCCGGAGCAGGGGCAGACTATAAAGCTCTGATCGTGTCCAACTTGGCTCCCATTCGAAGAGCCTGCAATGCGACCGCAAACTGTACAAACAGCGCGGAGAATTCGAATTGGGTTCTTCTCGCTAATCGAGATTATTATCGAGGCACGGTGGCGAACCCGGTGAAAGCCTTTACTACAAACTCGGCAGGAATTGCGATCTTTCCGATCGTATCGTTCTTCGATTCGAGTGCGGCAAACCTATGGTGGACTGGATTAGCGAACGACTGGACGATCAGCGTGGGTGATACGTGCAATAATTGGGCCGATGGAAGTGGTGGTTCCACCGGTGAATTCGGAGCCGGCGCCGTAACCAATGCGAATGCGATCAACTCGGGCGGTTTTTCGGATCCTTGCAACGTAGCAAAAAAATTAGTCTGTGTACGACAATAA
- a CDS encoding YHS domain-containing (seleno)protein — translation MKKILSILIVLFGFSIGASPINKTFWKDLAINGYDPVAYFTLGKPIEGRKEFQYRWMDADWRFSSAENLKLFKEHPDQYAPQFGGYCAYGVAFGEKVSIDPKQWKIVDGKLYLNYDHDVQVLWEKDIPGWIQKARKEWESVRKK, via the coding sequence ATGAAAAAAATTCTATCGATTCTAATCGTCCTTTTCGGTTTTTCAATAGGTGCGTCTCCGATCAACAAGACGTTTTGGAAAGATTTGGCGATCAACGGTTACGATCCTGTGGCTTACTTTACATTAGGAAAACCGATTGAAGGCAGGAAAGAATTCCAATATCGTTGGATGGATGCCGATTGGAGATTCTCCTCCGCTGAGAATTTAAAATTATTCAAAGAACATCCAGATCAATATGCGCCGCAATTCGGCGGTTACTGCGCTTACGGAGTCGCATTCGGTGAAAAGGTCTCTATCGATCCGAAACAATGGAAGATTGTAGATGGAAAACTTTATCTCAACTATGATCACGACGTACAGGTATTATGGGAAAAGGATATTCCGGGTTGGATCCAAAAAGCGAGAAAGGAATGGGAGTCGGTTCGAAAAAAATAA
- a CDS encoding fibronectin type III domain-containing protein has product MRSLCANLLLLFCLFISNSAYSEDKKYTYYIEWNEVKGSNGYKIEIRKKSLEDTLVMEEKISVNSLEFKIPAGEYEFRISALNRFGKPSSWSQWSAFVVEQDRPKSVVDAEKKQAHAGNSQWKVLIPGLLPLEKKEYGRASLVFFWFGALAVAGNAERAAGNSLSQSGTNDSAFLTLVALTSPLPVSYFFLHQREEDKKEYDRHQNNQVSIGVLALLSYGLNVWLEKRSFQSTSVLIESKPEYSTRWAYPSSQTNSLFSLGRVEISFRKEFE; this is encoded by the coding sequence TTGAGATCATTGTGCGCAAATCTTCTGTTACTGTTCTGCCTGTTTATTAGTAATTCTGCATATTCGGAAGATAAGAAATACACGTATTATATAGAATGGAACGAAGTAAAGGGGAGTAACGGTTATAAAATCGAAATCAGAAAGAAATCTCTCGAAGATACGCTCGTTATGGAAGAAAAAATTTCCGTAAACAGCTTGGAATTTAAGATTCCTGCAGGAGAATACGAATTTAGAATTTCAGCGCTCAATCGATTTGGAAAACCTTCTTCTTGGAGTCAGTGGTCCGCATTCGTCGTGGAGCAGGATCGCCCGAAAAGTGTGGTGGATGCCGAGAAGAAACAAGCGCATGCGGGGAATTCTCAGTGGAAGGTTTTAATTCCGGGTTTACTTCCTTTGGAAAAAAAGGAATACGGTAGAGCGTCCCTGGTCTTTTTCTGGTTCGGCGCTCTCGCGGTTGCGGGTAACGCGGAAAGAGCTGCCGGAAATTCACTTTCTCAATCAGGCACGAACGATTCCGCCTTTTTAACGTTAGTTGCCTTGACATCTCCGCTTCCAGTCAGTTATTTCTTTCTTCATCAGAGGGAAGAGGACAAAAAAGAATACGATCGACATCAAAATAATCAGGTGAGTATAGGCGTATTAGCCCTTTTGAGCTATGGTTTGAACGTCTGGTTGGAAAAACGTTCTTTTCAATCTACATCCGTTCTGATAGAATCAAAACCGGAATACAGCACAAGATGGGCATACCCAAGTTCACAAACAAATTCGCTCTTTTCTTTGGGAAGAGTCGAGATCAGTTTTCGAAAAGAATTCGAGTGA
- the xrtN gene encoding exosortase N gives MSASRKTILSIFASIGVCLIPLGLVGRGLLSIRSTFELYPLLFLPLFLGKEKKPTNAWLFLPGSSFVVAGIFYQRLSLVWIGSFWNLLALLHGSGIRFTWPAPFFVFAIPPITGFGSLFLGFQLRLLVTKWSAWFLRFFDPSSSALGNQIFYYGMPFTVDKACEGMKMGLASLLLAVAFLLRSDRKGAALISILAIPLWFFSNWIRVIVLVLFNIPAASWRHEFVGTIFFICGVVIPLGLIALFFPKSSDNESSSLSRTILKFPPKTALWLLPVLTVAFLSRDFYISPKTHTWPRKILSFELDPDSTREDSRIATYRFEKNYLILKRDLFAIGTGHDPRICFEAVGFSFVEQGEDDGIQKARLKSPSGEEPTLLWWYSISEKPYSDELKGDKKTAPHRASSTGDWRWKRFQGSDVIQWNLYGPEEKELRKILESLSNPPL, from the coding sequence ATGTCTGCGTCTCGTAAAACGATTCTTTCTATTTTCGCGTCGATCGGAGTGTGTTTGATTCCGTTGGGTTTGGTAGGAAGGGGATTACTTAGCATTCGTTCTACGTTTGAGTTGTATCCGCTTCTTTTTTTACCGCTTTTTCTTGGTAAAGAAAAGAAGCCGACAAACGCCTGGCTCTTTTTGCCGGGCTCTTCTTTCGTTGTCGCGGGAATTTTTTATCAAAGATTGAGTCTCGTTTGGATCGGATCTTTTTGGAATCTCCTCGCGCTTCTCCACGGAAGCGGAATTCGTTTTACCTGGCCCGCTCCGTTTTTCGTATTCGCAATTCCACCGATCACCGGATTCGGCTCTCTCTTTTTGGGATTTCAACTTCGATTGCTCGTAACAAAATGGAGCGCTTGGTTTTTGCGCTTTTTCGATCCGTCCTCTTCCGCTCTTGGAAACCAGATTTTTTACTACGGGATGCCGTTCACCGTCGATAAGGCCTGCGAAGGAATGAAAATGGGTCTTGCCTCGCTTCTTCTCGCAGTCGCCTTTTTACTTCGTTCCGATCGCAAAGGTGCGGCGTTGATTTCAATTCTTGCGATTCCTCTCTGGTTTTTTTCCAATTGGATCCGAGTTATTGTATTAGTTCTTTTTAATATTCCGGCCGCATCCTGGAGACACGAGTTCGTGGGAACGATATTTTTTATCTGCGGAGTTGTTATTCCTTTGGGTTTGATCGCGCTCTTTTTCCCGAAGTCTTCCGATAACGAGTCTTCATCCCTTTCCCGAACGATTTTGAAATTTCCCCCAAAAACTGCGTTGTGGCTTCTTCCCGTATTGACAGTCGCGTTTCTCTCGCGAGATTTTTATATTTCACCGAAAACGCACACTTGGCCGCGCAAAATTCTCTCCTTCGAATTGGATCCTGATTCGACTCGAGAAGACTCTCGAATCGCAACCTATCGTTTCGAAAAAAACTATCTGATCCTAAAGCGTGATCTGTTTGCAATCGGAACGGGACATGATCCAAGAATTTGTTTCGAGGCCGTCGGTTTTTCATTCGTGGAACAAGGAGAAGACGATGGAATTCAGAAAGCCCGGCTCAAAAGTCCTTCGGGAGAAGAACCGACTCTTTTGTGGTGGTATTCGATTTCGGAAAAACCCTATTCGGATGAACTCAAAGGTGATAAAAAAACCGCGCCACACAGAGCTTCCTCCACCGGCGATTGGCGATGGAAACGTTTTCAAGGATCAGATGTGATACAGTGGAATTTATACGGACCCGAAGAAAAGGAGCTCCGAAAAATCTTAGAATCTCTTTCCAATCCTCCGCTTTAA
- a CDS encoding adenylate/guanylate cyclase domain-containing protein has translation MSRLLDRFTKKSNKRILWEELPNLHSDSEDPDLLIRSLISEKLALGIREIVFCLPSREAERLKKSHDFPKLVRDLKHGGFTISSGDSDKILSGIGESSEKFFNFLKNRPQPSACLVWTGHGLAKDLELKYHDFLKHPHAVHSYNREAEPFRPSRFTIRVKLLSIVSAIIMISMSLMITMATYFFRKYSEILIQEYNLSLARLTGLQLSGRLKEATLKIQDFRPIESEKFFRANGNAVAYVRFKLKPGESVREISSLFWNLKFLKNNSVTGVPDPEALKASLEKASSRLSGTLEVLNVSSEFGFPAVAVLLPVSNGTEISGLVFSATEFLDSFLAVRQTDFFQMLVVDSSGNLIAHSNDKEAISNKDYKKYPLVETMLRSPSDNGSQRFDFEEREVLGSYQQLEVGGLGVISTLDADLAFEAVYKIRRQNLLIMISVLSVAFFVVFVFSRSLTIPIIQLLQATRKVEQGNYAVDIRPTTHDEVGVLTNSFLRMARGLEEREKIKDTFGKFVNKEIAERALSSDLKLGGENREVTVFFSDLRNFTGMSEKMKPEEVVEFLNQYFTEMVECIYLTQGIVDKFIGDAVMAHWGALVHDGNEPKNAINAALLMRRALIEFNRQGQEIGRPFTRFGCGINSGPVIVGQIGSEKKLEFTVIGDTVNLASRIEYLNKEFGTDILISESTYLQAKDYFQFVELPPVWIRGKEKPQSIYAVLGWKDDQDCPKSLEELRTLCGIPDPESPSRSLA, from the coding sequence ATGTCCAGACTGCTTGATCGTTTCACAAAAAAGTCGAATAAAAGAATTCTCTGGGAAGAACTTCCGAACCTGCACTCGGATTCGGAAGACCCGGATTTATTAATCCGAAGTCTGATTTCGGAAAAACTCGCTCTCGGAATTCGTGAGATCGTTTTTTGTCTTCCTTCGAGGGAAGCCGAACGTCTCAAAAAGTCGCACGACTTTCCTAAACTCGTTAGAGATCTAAAACACGGCGGTTTTACAATCTCTTCCGGTGATAGCGACAAAATTCTTTCCGGAATCGGAGAATCGTCCGAGAAGTTTTTCAATTTTTTAAAAAACCGACCTCAACCGTCCGCGTGTTTGGTTTGGACGGGACACGGACTTGCAAAAGATTTAGAATTAAAATATCATGATTTTCTAAAACATCCCCACGCGGTTCATTCTTATAATCGGGAAGCGGAACCGTTTCGTCCTTCCCGGTTTACGATCCGTGTGAAGTTGCTTTCGATCGTTTCAGCGATCATCATGATCAGTATGAGTCTTATGATTACGATGGCTACATACTTCTTCCGGAAATACAGCGAAATTCTTATCCAGGAATATAACCTTTCCCTCGCGAGATTGACCGGACTTCAACTTAGCGGAAGGCTGAAAGAAGCGACCTTGAAGATCCAAGACTTTCGTCCTATCGAATCCGAAAAATTCTTCCGTGCGAACGGAAACGCAGTCGCCTATGTTCGTTTTAAATTAAAACCCGGTGAATCCGTTCGAGAAATCAGCTCCCTTTTTTGGAATCTGAAATTCTTAAAAAATAATTCCGTCACCGGAGTCCCCGATCCAGAAGCGCTGAAAGCATCCTTGGAAAAGGCGTCTTCTCGACTTTCCGGAACATTAGAAGTTTTGAATGTTTCTTCCGAGTTCGGTTTTCCCGCCGTTGCGGTTCTTTTGCCCGTCTCCAATGGGACAGAAATTTCGGGTTTGGTCTTTTCTGCGACGGAGTTTTTGGATTCTTTTCTCGCGGTTCGTCAAACCGATTTTTTCCAGATGCTCGTCGTGGATTCTTCCGGTAATTTGATCGCTCACTCGAACGATAAGGAGGCGATCTCCAATAAGGATTATAAAAAATATCCCCTTGTGGAAACCATGCTTCGAAGTCCGTCCGATAACGGTTCACAGCGCTTCGACTTTGAAGAAAGGGAAGTGTTGGGCTCCTATCAACAGTTGGAAGTAGGAGGCCTTGGTGTCATTTCCACGTTAGACGCCGATCTCGCGTTCGAGGCTGTATATAAGATCAGAAGACAAAATCTTCTGATCATGATTTCCGTTTTATCGGTTGCGTTCTTTGTCGTTTTTGTATTTTCGCGATCGCTTACGATTCCGATCATACAACTGTTGCAGGCGACTCGCAAGGTAGAACAGGGAAACTATGCGGTCGACATTCGACCTACGACCCACGACGAAGTCGGCGTTCTTACAAACTCATTCTTGCGAATGGCGAGAGGTCTCGAAGAAAGGGAGAAGATCAAAGATACGTTCGGTAAGTTCGTCAACAAGGAGATCGCAGAAAGAGCGTTGTCGTCCGATCTGAAATTGGGCGGAGAGAATCGGGAAGTCACGGTTTTCTTTTCAGATCTTCGCAATTTCACCGGGATGTCCGAAAAGATGAAACCGGAAGAAGTCGTGGAATTCTTGAATCAATATTTCACTGAGATGGTGGAATGTATTTACCTCACACAAGGAATCGTGGATAAGTTTATCGGCGACGCGGTTATGGCCCATTGGGGCGCGCTCGTTCACGACGGAAACGAACCTAAGAATGCTATCAACGCGGCCTTACTAATGCGAAGAGCTTTGATCGAGTTCAATCGGCAAGGACAAGAGATCGGACGTCCGTTTACGAGATTCGGTTGCGGAATCAATTCTGGTCCTGTGATCGTCGGTCAGATCGGTTCCGAAAAAAAATTAGAGTTCACCGTGATCGGAGATACGGTCAATCTCGCTTCCAGGATCGAATACTTAAACAAGGAATTCGGAACGGACATCTTGATTTCCGAAAGCACTTATCTTCAAGCAAAGGATTATTTTCAATTCGTGGAACTTCCTCCCGTTTGGATAAGAGGAAAGGAAAAACCGCAGAGCATTTACGCCGTATTAGGTTGGAAAGACGATCAGGATTGTCCTAAATCCTTGGAAGAATTGCGCACGTTATGCGGCATTCCGGACCCAGAATCACCTTCCCGGTCTTTAGCATGA